The genome window ACTGACTAAGCTTTTCACAACTGATCAGAAATCATATCTACCAACACCCAATCAGTAGCAAATGGAATTTTAATCTTAATAAGGTAAATACTGACCATTTGAAATTAAAACGCCCAACAACATGATCAAGCCACTTTATCCTTGCCTTTGGTATAATGGAAATGCGAAGGAAGCTGCGGATTACTATTGTTCTATTTTTAAAAGTTCCAAGATCACTTCTGAGAATCCGATGGTGGTGACATTTGAGCTAAACGGGTTCAAATTTATGGGGCTGAACGGCGGTCCGCATTACCAGTTCTCTCCGGCAACTTCTTTCGTGGTTGAATGCGATACGCAGGAAGAAATCGATTATTACTGGGAGAAATTAGGAGAAGGCGGATCATATAATCAGTGCGGATGGCTGGATGATAAATTCGGGATGTCGTGGCAGGTTGTGCCAAGTGTTTTGTCCAAATTAATGTCAGATCCTGAAAAGGCGCCTAGGGTGATCGAGGCTTTTATGCAGATGAGTAAATTCGATATCGCTGCGCTTGAAAATGCATAAGACAGGGCTGCTGAGTTTATTTCAAGGATTTGTAGAGAAAACATCGGCTAAAAGGTAACTTGCGCCATAACATTTTAGCCCCTATTTCCAATATGTTGAAGTTCATTCTTCCTTCGCTGCTTTCAATTTCCATGGCTGCAAATGCGCAGTTGGTTTCTGATTCCCTGCTCATTGAAGGCCATCACCGCGTTTTTGTTTATGATAAATCCGTGAAGGTCAAGCCGGGTGCAAGCCTTGTTTTTCTGATGCATGGCTCGGGTGGTGAACCGATGGGATTTGCGCCGAGAGCTGCTAAGCTGCAAGCCAGGGCCGAGGCTGAAAATCTTGTGCTGGTTTATCCGGCTGGTTATAAGCGATATTGGAATGAATGCAGAAAAGCCTCAACAGCAATTGCCAACAAGGAAAATTTGAATGAAGAAGCATTTTTCTCCGGAATGATCGACTTCTTTTCCGATAAATACAAGATTAACAAAGCAAACGTTTTTGCAACCGGTTTTTCGGGTGGCGGGCATATGTCGTACAAACTGGCGCTGACCATGCCTGATAAGATCCGGGCCATTTCGGCGATTGTCGCCAACCTTCCGACGGATGAGAATATGGATTGTGCGGCTATGAACAAACCGCTGCCGGTCATGATTACCAACGGAACGGCCGATGAAACCAACCCGTATAATGGCGGTGAAGTGAAGACTGCGGGTGTAACGCTAGGCACTGTACGCGCGACAGATCAGTCATTTCAATATTGGGCAAAACTGGATGGTTACAGCGGTGAGCCTGTCAAATCAATGATGCCGGATGGCGACAAAACCAACGATGTTACGGTCGAAAAATACACCTACCAGAAGAAGGGAAAACCCGAAGTAACCTTATTAAAAGTCATCAACGGCAAACACGAATTCCTGACCGATTTCGACATTTTCGAAGAAACCTGGGCATTCTTTAAGCGGCAGATGGCGAAGTAGATTTGCGGAAAGGAGTCGCCATTTTTACTTCTTGTTCCAGATAGTTAAATCGCCCGTCCGACCATTCCATTTTCCACTCACCGGGTTCCCCGTTGCGCACTTTCAGAAGCTGTACGTGCCAGCGGGGAAAACCTACACCAGGCATATCATCTTCCAGCTGACTGGGAATAGGTGTCACCTTCCAGCGCGAAACGCAAGCTAATGTGTTCAGGCTCCGCGGATTGCAACGATGCAAAAAACCGGTCACACGGCTTTGCTCCACAGCAAGTTGCAATCGGCGGGATTGGGTTAATGTGATTTCATTGAGCTCTCCTACCACGGCAGTGAGCGCTTCACATTTTAATGATTCCTCCACAGCCCATAACACGTCCTGTTCTTTCAGTAGATCTATAAAAATAACCCTGTCCGGCTCAATGCCGAAAAACTTCATGGCCGGAGGAAACAGTGTGCGGTTCATGCTGATCCATAAACAAGCCCCGCCCTTTTGCAACAATTTACCCAGCAGCCCCATCATAAAACCGGTGGTTGCCGCTGCGTCTTCCCTGGCACCACTCAAAAATTCATGAACCGCACCAGTCGGGAAAACCTGGTTCGGAAATGCCTTTTCCAATGCTCCATAATCAAACGAGTTTTTTGCCCCCTCCGATGCGGTCTTAAAGCCCTGCAAAGAAAGGATCTCGTCTTGCAGCCGCTTAGCAAGATCGCTTTTTGGCGTCGTCTGGTTCATGATGGAAGTTGAGTAATTGTTATTATTGATAACAATTTTATGATTCCAAAAGTACCATTTAACTTTCATAACCGCAAAACATTTTCTGATTTTATGCCTGATTTATGGACTTAATTGTCAAAATACAGCTTCTATGCTGGATCAGGCATTATCCACTTAAACACAGTCCGACTAGTAAAAAGAACGGATAATGTGCTTATTCTCTCAAAATCAAATCCTATGACACGATCTGTTCTGCTAAAATCTTCCTTATTAATTGTTACTTGTTTCACTTTTCTGGCTATGAGTCGTTTGGCTCCGCGGGATTGGAAATTAGGCGTAGCACTTTATACATTTAACCCCTATTCCTTTGAAGGCCAATTGGCAAAAGCGGATAGCGCCGGCTTAAAATATGTGGAAGGTTTCACATTTGCGAAGGCCGGTCCGGAATTAAAGGATTCAGCCATGATGAAATTATCGCCTTCCGGCATAGCAAAACTGAAAACGATTCTTGGCAAAACCGACCTCAAAATGGAAAGTATTTACCTCGTAGGCGGCCCGACGGTAAATGATTGGAAAAAGGAATTTGAGATAGCGAAACAATTTAATGTGAAATATGTGACTGCCGAACCGCCAGTGAAAATGTGGGATAGCATCGACAGCCTTGCCGGCGTTTACGGCGTAAAACTGGCCATTCATAACCATTGGAAAGGAACAAGTGCTTACTGGCATCCCGATTCTGTGTTGGCAGCGCTAAAAGGGCACCCGAATTTTGGTGTATGTGCCGATCTCGGACACATGCCCAAAAGTGGCATTAAACCGGTGGAAGCATTGAAAAAGCTGGAAGGCCATATCATTGCAATCCACCTAAAAGACATTGCGGCTTATAATGATCCAAAACTTGTGGATGTAGTCGTAGGAACCGGGGTCATCGACTTTCCGGCGGTGTTCAAGGAGCTGGAAAGACAACGGTTCAACGGCCACATTATTATCGAACGCGACCGCCAGGAAAAGCCGAGCAATCTGCAATCTGTTATTCAGACGGTTCAATATTATAACAAGACCCTTGGGTTAAAGTGAGCATTGCCTGATGCGGCTGAATAAAGCTCTGATCAATGCAGGCATTGCCAAAATGCTGCTGATCAGAGCTTTCTTAATTTAATGTTGCGATACCAAACCGTGCTTCCCCAGTCCTGCAACCCGATCCGTCCGTCATAGGATCCTTTGGAGATGGGTGCTGCTTTGAGTCCGCTGTTTGCTACTTTTTGCTTCCAGTCGGCGCTTTTGAGGTCGTGTTCCTGGACCATGAATTCATTTTGGTACACCGTAAGCTTTCCTTTCTTCACTATAAAATGGATTTTATTCCATTCACCTTCCGGATTTCCTTCGCGTAGACGGGCATTGGCAATTCCGAAAAAGTCGCTGGCGCGATGTGTATTTTCTTTGGCACCTTCATAAATTTTATCATCGATCACCTGTAATTCCAGGCCGGTCGTATGCATATTCGGGTATTTGGCTGCTTCTGTTACAAAAAAGAAAATGCCGCTGTTGGCATATTTGCTCACTTTCCATTCTGCCTTAAATTCAAAATCACCGGTCACAACTTCATCTGTAACGATATCTCCGCCATTCTGTGCTTTATTTCCAGCTCGTTCAGGCACATTCAATTTAATGGCACCTTGTTCGATTATCCAGGCTGTCCCCACCTGCTTGCCGCCATAGGCATGCCAGCCTTTAAAATCTTTTCCATCAAACAACAGTTTCCAGCCGTCCTTTTTTTCCGTGGCAGACAGCGTGTTAAGAGCTTGTGAATGCGCGCTTACATAGGCGAAACTCAAAAGCAAAGCAAATAAGGTGGGTTTGAACATTTCAGATCTAAGATTATTGTTAGAGAACAAGCGCGTCACTCAGGCAAAATACTTATTTATTCACAAAATATCTGGCATAGCAACTTTTGTAAAAACACCTTACTCTTTTAAAATGCTCTCCACAATCGTCAAAGATGCTTGTTCACAGAAATCCAGGCCTGAATAATCCGGGTTATAACCTCCAATGTAAGGAACGGCCATAACATAAATCCGGCGATTCGTAGAACCTGAACGCTCCAAAACCTGAAAATGATCTGTAATGGCAATCCCCGGCACTTTCAGGTAAAAATCTTCTCTGGCCGTTTGCTCCACATTCTCGTTGCCGTCTGCAATGGCTGCACCGCCTTCTGCCGAAGACCTGAATTTTAAATGTGCGGGCATCACCGTTCCATCGGCGATGAGGCTTTTGAACGGAAAACTTTCAAAAGGCAAATGCGGCTGACCGATACAATCCACAAAGGTGTTGTAATAAATGGCCTTCTCTTCACCCGACTCGTCCTTATAATGGTAAGTTATACCACCTTTACTTTCCGGAACAACCTTGCTATCATCCCCTACCGACACGATTTCGAGCTTGCCTGCGTCGTCCAGCGCCAGCATTTCCTTGGCGGAACTTTGCGGGACAAATGCGATAACAATCGATATGAGCGGCATTAGAACTTTCTGCAGCCGCATACGGTCCTCCGCTGACAAATATTTGGCAGGATAATTCATTGCATAACTCAAAACCGCCAGAATCTCCTTCCAATGTATGGACTCCTCGTTCCGGATCGACTTTTCCGCCTCTGCATATTCTTTCCTGAAAAGCTTGAACGGTTCCGTTTTTTCCCGCACAGCCATCATCGACTCTACAAACTGCTCTATGTTCATCTCCCGGATCCTTCCGTAAAACTTCGGATCCTTGTCGCGGAACAGGTCTTTAAAGGCTTTTTCAAAAATATAGTCCAGTTCCAGAAAACCATCGTTTGCTTCCCGGTTTTGCTCGATTTCTTCCTTGGTCAGCAATGCTTCTTCAGAAAGCAGCGGATCTTCCAAATGGAAGCGTATGGCAGGCAAAAGTCCATTTCTGGAATGCATAACCAGCCTGAAATCAGGACTTTCCTCTGATGGTTGGAACACAACTTTTCCGTCCTCATCCGTATGAAATGATCCGTTATTCCGGGCCAATGTGCGCATGGCATCAATAGCAGTCAATGATGATCCACGGATCGCTATGGGATGATTTAGAACCAGTTTGAGCTTTGCAGGCGGATATGGGGAATCATAATAACCGGGCGTCGTTCCTTCGTGCTTGGCAGGCCAGTTATGCCCGGTGCAAATAATGACACGGTTAAAACGTGACAAGCCCGATCGTTCGATATCGACATCCACTTTCTTCTCCCCGGGTACGTCGATAATGTCAATCACCCGGCAACCTTTATGGACATGTGTCTGTAATCCGATGCGTTCGGCCTTTTTCAGGAGCAGATCAAATTGAGCTGATAAATACTGCCCGAACAACAGACGGGGAAGCACTTTATATTCATTAAAACGATCTCTGTCAACCCCAAAACGGATGAGCTCGTCCTCAGGGACAGTCTGGATCCATTCCTGGATGGAAGTTACAATTTCGGGAATTTCGTTGTCAGATACATTGGTAACATGCTCCTGGTTAGAGCCTTGGTAACTATACGGCATCCCGGCGCCTAATAGTTTTTTACTTTCAAAAATGTGTATTTCAAGATCTTTCTGACCTGCCTCTACAAATCTTTTAAAAACAAACAATGCACTTGGGCCTCCGCCGAGGATAGCGATACGCGTCTTCAATGCTTTACAAAACGTTAGGTGTAATTAATCCGACTCTTATTTTCCAATGTAATAAACAATTGTACCAGTAACATTCTGGGAATGGTTTTTTACCTGAATTACTTAATTATATCAAATATCAGCTCATACATCCGATCTTCGTCAATGCATTTATCCGAAATATGGGTATATCCCATTAAATCCCTGGGAGGGATCCGTTTGAGAGAATCGCTTGTTGAAGAACGGGGATTGAAATACGACAGGCGATGGGTGATCGTCGACGAAAAAGGCACTTTTCTCACCCAACGCACCAACGCCCAAATGGCCCTGCTGGACGTGGCAATAACAAACGAAGGCCTGGTCATTTCACACCGGTATGACCCTGTTAACCAAATGCTTATTCCATTTCTGCGTGAAGACGACGAGGATTTGGAGGTGAAGATCTGGGATGACATTATTACAGCAAGAACAGTTTCTACACTTGCCGACGAATGGTTATCCGAAAGGCTTGGTAAGGCTGTGAGGATCGTGGAAATGACGCCTGATACACATCGCAAAATGGGCTCAGTTTATGCCGAAACCGAGCGTACAGTGAGCTTCGCAGACGACTTTCCGTTTCTGCTCATATCCCAGGCTTCGCTGGACGATCTGAACGGCAGGCTTTCACAATCCGTAGAAATGAAGCGCTTCCGCCCCAACTTCGTCGTTTCGGGCACTGCACCTTTTGAAGAAGATCTTTGGAAAAACATAACGATCGGAAATACTCGCTTTGAGGTTGCAAAACCCTGTGAACGATGTGTTATGGTCAACATTGATCCCAACACAGGGATCAAGAGCCCCGAGACACTGAAAGCACTAATGGGTTACCGAAAAGAGGGAAAGGATATATTTTTCGGGCAAAATGTCATAGGACTGGAAACCGGCATCGTCCGGGAAGGAGATGCTATATCGCAGTCATTGACCATTTAAATAACTACTTAAAATGTCTTTGCCGGGGCAATGTTTAGTTTCTTAGGGTTTGGAATAACAAGTAATGTAATGATCGTGGCAAGCACCAGCGCCCCGGACATTAATGTATAGGAAGCATTGAAATTACCTGTTTCGCTATTGAGATAACCAACCAGATAGGACCCGGCAAACGAACCCAGCGCACCCAGACTATTGATAAGCCCAATCGCCCCGCCGATCACATTCTTGGGCAAAACATCGGCAATAGCCGCGAAAAAAGGCCCGTAAGGTGTGTATAACGCCCCGCCCGCAATCACCAGCAATACGTAAGACAGCCAAAACTTCTCGGGTCCTAGCCATACCGTCGCAAATAAACAAATGGCTGCAACCAGCAGAAAAGGCCAGATGAAAATACTTCTGTTGCCGGATTTATCAGAAAAATAAGAGGCACTCAGCATCCCGATCACCGCCAGCAAATAAGGAACAGACGACAACCAGCCCGTGGTAACCATATTCATATCCGGCGCAGCCTTAATAATAGAGGGCAGCCACATCACAAATCCGTAAACGCCCACGCTCCACAAAAGATATTGCAGCGATAATAAAATGACTTTCCTGGAACGGAACGCCTCTGCATAGTTTTTGACTGGCTTAATGCCCACCTGTTCTTCCTGCAATCGTCTTTCCAGTTCCATTTTCTCGCTGTCCGTAAGCCACTTCGCTTCCATCGGACGTTCGTCAATCAATTTCCACCATATAAAAGCCCACAGAATTCCCGGCACCCCCTGAATGATAAACATCCACCGCCAGCCCATTGAATCAATCAGATAACCCGAAAGTACGGACATCCAAAGCACCGTTACCGGATTTCCAAGGATCAGAAAAGTGTTTGCGCGGGAGCGCTCTTCTTTGGTAAACCATTGGCTCAACAGGATCAGCATTGCAGGCATAACCGCGCTTTCCACAACGCCGAGCATAAAACGGATCACGATGAGCGTAGTGGTATCATTAACGATACCCGTAGCTGCGGCTAATGCTCCCCAAAGGATCAATGAAAAGAAAATCAGCTTCTTAGCTGCCTTATGCGCCGCGTATTGAGCCCCGGGAATCTGGAAAAAGAAATAGCCCAGGAAAAACAGCGAGCTTAGTAATGTAGATGTGTTGGGTGTAATGTTCAGGTCGTCGGCCATTCCGCCGGCAACCGCAAAACCGAAATTGGCCCTGTCCAGGTAAGCGAGACTGTATGTAATGAAAACAACGGGAATGATCCGGTACCATCTTACCTGCGCCAATTGTGGTTTCATGCCTTTGGGATTCTCTACTGAATGCATTTTATCAATAGTGTTAAGGCTTTGAACGCAGGATTATACTATTTGAACGGCCTTGCCCATAAATGCGGAAGTGTGGGAATGGTATATCAA of Dyadobacter chenhuakuii contains these proteins:
- a CDS encoding VOC family protein, coding for MIKPLYPCLWYNGNAKEAADYYCSIFKSSKITSENPMVVTFELNGFKFMGLNGGPHYQFSPATSFVVECDTQEEIDYYWEKLGEGGSYNQCGWLDDKFGMSWQVVPSVLSKLMSDPEKAPRVIEAFMQMSKFDIAALENA
- a CDS encoding alpha/beta hydrolase family esterase; its protein translation is MLKFILPSLLSISMAANAQLVSDSLLIEGHHRVFVYDKSVKVKPGASLVFLMHGSGGEPMGFAPRAAKLQARAEAENLVLVYPAGYKRYWNECRKASTAIANKENLNEEAFFSGMIDFFSDKYKINKANVFATGFSGGGHMSYKLALTMPDKIRAISAIVANLPTDENMDCAAMNKPLPVMITNGTADETNPYNGGEVKTAGVTLGTVRATDQSFQYWAKLDGYSGEPVKSMMPDGDKTNDVTVEKYTYQKKGKPEVTLLKVINGKHEFLTDFDIFEETWAFFKRQMAK
- a CDS encoding ImuA family protein, with the translated sequence MKVKWYFWNHKIVINNNNYSTSIMNQTTPKSDLAKRLQDEILSLQGFKTASEGAKNSFDYGALEKAFPNQVFPTGAVHEFLSGAREDAAATTGFMMGLLGKLLQKGGACLWISMNRTLFPPAMKFFGIEPDRVIFIDLLKEQDVLWAVEESLKCEALTAVVGELNEITLTQSRRLQLAVEQSRVTGFLHRCNPRSLNTLACVSRWKVTPIPSQLEDDMPGVGFPRWHVQLLKVRNGEPGEWKMEWSDGRFNYLEQEVKMATPFRKSTSPSAA
- a CDS encoding sugar phosphate isomerase/epimerase family protein, coding for MTRSVLLKSSLLIVTCFTFLAMSRLAPRDWKLGVALYTFNPYSFEGQLAKADSAGLKYVEGFTFAKAGPELKDSAMMKLSPSGIAKLKTILGKTDLKMESIYLVGGPTVNDWKKEFEIAKQFNVKYVTAEPPVKMWDSIDSLAGVYGVKLAIHNHWKGTSAYWHPDSVLAALKGHPNFGVCADLGHMPKSGIKPVEALKKLEGHIIAIHLKDIAAYNDPKLVDVVVGTGVIDFPAVFKELERQRFNGHIIIERDRQEKPSNLQSVIQTVQYYNKTLGLK
- a CDS encoding 3-keto-disaccharide hydrolase gives rise to the protein MFKPTLFALLLSFAYVSAHSQALNTLSATEKKDGWKLLFDGKDFKGWHAYGGKQVGTAWIIEQGAIKLNVPERAGNKAQNGGDIVTDEVVTGDFEFKAEWKVSKYANSGIFFFVTEAAKYPNMHTTGLELQVIDDKIYEGAKENTHRASDFFGIANARLREGNPEGEWNKIHFIVKKGKLTVYQNEFMVQEHDLKSADWKQKVANSGLKAAPISKGSYDGRIGLQDWGSTVWYRNIKLRKL
- a CDS encoding FAD/NAD(P)-binding protein, with product MKTRIAILGGGPSALFVFKRFVEAGQKDLEIHIFESKKLLGAGMPYSYQGSNQEHVTNVSDNEIPEIVTSIQEWIQTVPEDELIRFGVDRDRFNEYKVLPRLLFGQYLSAQFDLLLKKAERIGLQTHVHKGCRVIDIIDVPGEKKVDVDIERSGLSRFNRVIICTGHNWPAKHEGTTPGYYDSPYPPAKLKLVLNHPIAIRGSSLTAIDAMRTLARNNGSFHTDEDGKVVFQPSEESPDFRLVMHSRNGLLPAIRFHLEDPLLSEEALLTKEEIEQNREANDGFLELDYIFEKAFKDLFRDKDPKFYGRIREMNIEQFVESMMAVREKTEPFKLFRKEYAEAEKSIRNEESIHWKEILAVLSYAMNYPAKYLSAEDRMRLQKVLMPLISIVIAFVPQSSAKEMLALDDAGKLEIVSVGDDSKVVPESKGGITYHYKDESGEEKAIYYNTFVDCIGQPHLPFESFPFKSLIADGTVMPAHLKFRSSAEGGAAIADGNENVEQTAREDFYLKVPGIAITDHFQVLERSGSTNRRIYVMAVPYIGGYNPDYSGLDFCEQASLTIVESILKE
- a CDS encoding MOSC domain-containing protein produces the protein MHLSEIWVYPIKSLGGIRLRESLVEERGLKYDRRWVIVDEKGTFLTQRTNAQMALLDVAITNEGLVISHRYDPVNQMLIPFLREDDEDLEVKIWDDIITARTVSTLADEWLSERLGKAVRIVEMTPDTHRKMGSVYAETERTVSFADDFPFLLISQASLDDLNGRLSQSVEMKRFRPNFVVSGTAPFEEDLWKNITIGNTRFEVAKPCERCVMVNIDPNTGIKSPETLKALMGYRKEGKDIFFGQNVIGLETGIVREGDAISQSLTI
- a CDS encoding MFS transporter, with the translated sequence MHSVENPKGMKPQLAQVRWYRIIPVVFITYSLAYLDRANFGFAVAGGMADDLNITPNTSTLLSSLFFLGYFFFQIPGAQYAAHKAAKKLIFFSLILWGALAAATGIVNDTTTLIVIRFMLGVVESAVMPAMLILLSQWFTKEERSRANTFLILGNPVTVLWMSVLSGYLIDSMGWRWMFIIQGVPGILWAFIWWKLIDERPMEAKWLTDSEKMELERRLQEEQVGIKPVKNYAEAFRSRKVILLSLQYLLWSVGVYGFVMWLPSIIKAAPDMNMVTTGWLSSVPYLLAVIGMLSASYFSDKSGNRSIFIWPFLLVAAICLFATVWLGPEKFWLSYVLLVIAGGALYTPYGPFFAAIADVLPKNVIGGAIGLINSLGALGSFAGSYLVGYLNSETGNFNASYTLMSGALVLATIITLLVIPNPKKLNIAPAKTF